GTAGTCGAGCGAGATCAGGTGGAGGATCAGCTCGCTCAGATCGGGCTGCGAGGTACGCAGCAGGCTCTCCGTGCAGCCGGTGCAGTCCTGGAAGTGGAGCCAGACGACCGACAGCCGCCGCGCCTTCGCGACCTCGCGCGCGACGTCCTCCGCGCGCGCGACGTTCGTCAGGGCCAGCCCGAACGGCGCGGCCACCATGAGCTTGCTGCAGAACGCGAGGAACTCGCGCCGGCTGACGCCGGCCTCCCGGAGGTGCCGCCCGATCGTTGCCGCTGCCGTCCGTCGCGCGCGCATTCGGATCCTCCCCCCGCGTCAGGACGCCGCAGCGGCGATCACCGACCGACGTCCTTCCAGCCATGCCACCCAGGCGTCGATCCCTTCACCCGAGCGCGCCGACAGCGCGATCAGCCGCGGCTCCGGGATGACGCACGCGAGCGCGTCCTCGAGCGCGCGCCGGTTGAAGTCCAATACCGGGAGCAGGTCGGTCTTGGTGAGCACCACCAGGTCGGCGTGGCGGAACATCACCGGGTACTTGAGCGGCTTGTCCTCGCCCTCCGTCACGGACAGGGCGACGACGTTCGCTTCCTGCCCGAGGTCGTAGATCGCCGGGCAGACGAGGTTGCCGACGTTCTCGATGAACAGGTAGTCCGCGCCCGGCCAGATTCCGTCGTGCAGCGCGCGGTGCACCATCTCGGCGTCGAGGTGGCAGGCCTGCCCGGTGGTGATCGCCGACGACGCGATGCCCGCCGTACGCAGGCGGACGGCGTCCCGCTCGGTGGCGAGATCGCCGGCGAGCGCCGTGAGCCGCCGGGAGTCGCCGAGATGCCGCGCCGTTGCCTCGAGGAGCGCGGTCTTCCCGGCACCGGGCGACCCCATCAGGTTGATCGCGGTCAGGTCGTGGCGCCGGAAGTGCTCCCGGTTGTGAGCGGCGACGTGGTCGTTCCGCTCGAGCAGTCGGGCATGCACCTCGACGGGCACGATCGTCGTGTCTCCGCATCCGCAGGCGTCACACATGGGGTATCACCTCCAGCTCGATCCGCTCGAGCACGATCGCGTCGCCGCCGGCGAGCCGCGCCGGCCACCCGCAGGTGGGACAGACGAGCGCGGCGCCCTCGGCGATCGCCGCGCCGCACGCGCCGCATCGCCAATCGGTCTCCTCCGTCGTGAGCACCAGCTCGGCGTGCTCGCAGCGCGTCCCCGGACGACAGAGCCGGTACGCCTCGGCGAACAGCTCGCGATCGACCCCCGCGAGCGGACCGATGCGGACGGTGAGGCGGTGCACCGCGGCCGCGTCGTGCGCCGCCACCTCGTGCGTGACGCGCTCGAGCAGTGCCTGGACGAGTCCGTACTCGTGCATCACTCGGGATCCCTCATGGAATCGACACGCAGCTGCACCCCGTGATGTCGAAGATGCAGGCTTGATCCCGCGCGCAGTAGCCGTTGCACGACGGCGAGCTGGCATCGCCGCACGCCGTCGTCCGGCATTCGCACGCGCCGCCCGACACGACCGCCGAGCAATGCCCGCCGCCGCCGCACGTCCCCGTGCAGGTCCGGGAGCTGTCATCGAACTCGCACGAGCCGGACGCGACGGTGGTGGTCGTCATCGGTGCCACCGTGGTCGAGGTCG
The DNA window shown above is from Candidatus Eisenbacteria bacterium and carries:
- a CDS encoding hydrogenase 2 small subunit (involved in hydrogen uptake), whose protein sequence is MRARRTAAATIGRHLREAGVSRREFLAFCSKLMVAAPFGLALTNVARAEDVAREVAKARRLSVVWLHFQDCTGCTESLLRTSQPDLSELILHLISLDY
- the hypB gene encoding hydrogenase nickel incorporation protein HypB; its protein translation is MCDACGCGDTTIVPVEVHARLLERNDHVAAHNREHFRRHDLTAINLMGSPGAGKTALLEATARHLGDSRRLTALAGDLATERDAVRLRTAGIASSAITTGQACHLDAEMVHRALHDGIWPGADYLFIENVGNLVCPAIYDLGQEANVVALSVTEGEDKPLKYPVMFRHADLVVLTKTDLLPVLDFNRRALEDALACVIPEPRLIALSARSGEGIDAWVAWLEGRRSVIAAAAS
- a CDS encoding hydrogenase maturation nickel metallochaperone HypA, producing the protein MHEYGLVQALLERVTHEVAAHDAAAVHRLTVRIGPLAGVDRELFAEAYRLCRPGTRCEHAELVLTTEETDWRCGACGAAIAEGAALVCPTCGWPARLAGGDAIVLERIELEVIPHV